In a genomic window of Desulfovibrio legallii:
- a CDS encoding MFS transporter produces the protein MLRALFSLPRNVWLLGLISLVNDSASEMLYPLIPLYLTSILGAGSRSLGLIEGIAEATASLLKLFSGLLVDKTGRTKPWIVFGYGVAGFGRPLIALATSWFWVLAVRFADRVGKGLRTSPRDALLASCVASERRGLAFGLHRAMDNAGAVLGPLAAWGLLAWGLPLREIFCWALAPALLCFCLSLGLHESSGPRQALASGFDWKLRALPPAFKKYLLAAALFTLGNSSNMFLLLRAGELGVQAVYIPLLWAAVSAVAAASSVPLSALSDRLGRTTVLACGYAAYGAFYAGMSLVGESLPALFVLFAFYGLFLGATEGVEKALVADLAPQGKRGAAFGWFNLTVGLLLLPASALFGVIYAAAAPAWAFRFSAGCSLAAALLLVCLVRPAARGHSGL, from the coding sequence GTGCTGCGAGCCTTGTTCAGCCTTCCGCGCAACGTCTGGCTGCTGGGCCTGATCAGCCTTGTCAACGACAGCGCCAGCGAAATGCTTTATCCGCTTATTCCCCTCTACCTTACGTCCATATTGGGCGCGGGGTCGCGCTCCCTTGGCCTTATTGAAGGCATAGCCGAGGCCACGGCAAGCCTGCTGAAACTTTTTTCCGGCCTGCTTGTCGATAAAACCGGCAGAACAAAGCCATGGATCGTGTTCGGCTATGGCGTAGCCGGATTCGGTCGCCCGCTCATTGCCCTTGCAACCAGCTGGTTCTGGGTGCTGGCGGTGCGGTTTGCCGACCGCGTGGGCAAAGGGCTGCGCACCTCGCCCAGGGACGCCTTGCTGGCCTCCTGCGTCGCAAGCGAGCGGCGGGGGCTGGCCTTTGGCCTGCACCGGGCCATGGACAATGCGGGGGCGGTTCTCGGCCCCTTGGCGGCCTGGGGCCTTCTGGCCTGGGGGCTTCCGTTGCGCGAGATCTTCTGCTGGGCCCTGGCCCCGGCGCTCCTTTGCTTCTGCCTCTCGCTGGGGCTGCACGAATCTTCGGGGCCGCGACAGGCCCTTGCGTCGGGATTTGACTGGAAACTGCGGGCGCTGCCCCCGGCGTTCAAAAAATACCTGCTGGCGGCCGCCCTCTTTACCTTGGGCAATTCTTCCAATATGTTCCTGCTGCTGCGCGCCGGCGAGCTTGGCGTGCAGGCGGTGTACATCCCCTTGCTCTGGGCTGCAGTCTCCGCCGTGGCCGCGGCGAGCTCCGTCCCCTTGTCCGCCCTTTCCGACAGGCTGGGCCGCACGACCGTTCTTGCCTGCGGCTACGCGGCCTACGGGGCCTTTTATGCGGGCATGAGCCTTGTGGGGGAGAGCCTCCCCGCCCTGTTTGTGCTGTTTGCTTTTTACGGTCTGTTCCTGGGCGCAACAGAAGGCGTGGAAAAGGCGCTGGTGGCGGATCTCGCGCCGCAGGGCAAACGTGGGGCCGCCTTCGGCTGGTTCAATCTGACGGTAGGGTTGCTGCTTTTGCCCGCGTCCGCGCTTTTCGGCGTCATTTACGCCGCGGCCGCTCCGGCCTGGGCGTTTCG
- a CDS encoding symporter: protein MNPQDIIMVTASLASMAAGVALPGLAEPLAAMPRTTLIFMLYMSFLAVGLEDLQAQLRTMKGPLCRLTVYRLVLLALVCFAVFRICMPQFALGALLLGAAPVGVMAAVFSLMLGGNTALILVGNIATSLLLPLTLPLLLSGTDAGLRLLGLAPLAMPEHLHLGKMSFSLALTILLPFAAAHLTRVHLHRLRTALLNAQFPLLTGAVVVSNCAIFSAYSGLLRQSPAFMLRALLAACLLCLLMTLAALPLTRGMPRQLKLAFLISCGVINNVLLMIVCMEFFSATEALMAAAYLVPLYILLFYYRLCSRKPPLGA, encoded by the coding sequence ATGAATCCCCAGGACATCATCATGGTCACGGCCTCGCTGGCCTCCATGGCCGCAGGCGTGGCCCTGCCAGGTCTGGCCGAGCCCTTGGCCGCCATGCCGCGCACCACGCTTATCTTCATGCTGTACATGAGCTTTTTGGCCGTAGGGCTGGAAGATCTGCAGGCCCAGCTGCGCACCATGAAGGGGCCCCTCTGCCGCCTTACCGTCTATCGTCTTGTTTTGCTGGCGCTGGTCTGTTTTGCCGTGTTTCGGATCTGCATGCCGCAGTTCGCCCTGGGCGCGCTGCTGCTGGGGGCCGCGCCCGTGGGCGTTATGGCGGCGGTCTTTTCGCTCATGCTGGGCGGCAACACGGCGCTCATCCTGGTGGGCAACATTGCCACTTCTTTGCTCCTGCCTCTGACCTTGCCGCTGCTGTTGTCCGGCACGGACGCGGGCCTGCGTCTGCTGGGCCTCGCCCCCCTGGCCATGCCGGAGCACCTGCATCTGGGGAAGATGAGCTTTTCCCTGGCGCTGACCATCCTGCTGCCTTTTGCGGCTGCCCACCTGACCCGCGTGCACCTGCACCGGCTGCGCACCGCGCTTCTGAACGCGCAGTTCCCGCTGCTTACCGGGGCCGTGGTGGTTTCCAACTGCGCCATTTTCAGCGCCTACAGCGGATTGCTGCGCCAGTCCCCGGCCTTTATGCTCCGCGCCCTGCTGGCGGCCTGCCTGCTTTGCCTGCTCATGACCCTGGCCGCTCTGCCCCTCACCCGCGGCATGCCCCGGCAGCTTAAGCTGGCCTTCCTCATCTCCTGCGGGGTTATCAACAATGTGCTGCTGATGATTGTCTGCATGGAATTTTTCAGCGCCACAGAGGCCCTGATGGCCGCGGCCTACCTGGTGCCGCTCTATATTCTGCTTTTCTACTACCGCCTGTGCAGCCGTAAGCCCCCATTGGGCGCATAA
- a CDS encoding type II toxin-antitoxin system HipA family toxin → MIAREAYVHMHMDGQFVVAGRIRYYQDGRFSQCLFEYSNRYLERADAVAVDPISLPLQREHTYEGPLGGALFNGILDACPDDWGRHLLDIAAEGSGARLSDFDYMLYAGPDRIGALGFSSAPKVPPFTDTPPWAMNLPGADLNLQGMLMATDDVEQADQLEPQYRRFFVRGSSIGGARPKASFESEGKFWIAKFSKEREAWPTCRIEHATMALATLCGITVAATKRITVLGNRDILLVERFDRKRLADTVHRIPFVSAMTLIGAAKPDSPATYADIATSMRRDFYSAPATHHDMRELYRRMAFNALCNNSDDHLRNHGFLLQPASNGRSGWALSPAYDVVPQPVMDDSPRSLHLGIGPEGRKATLSNLLAAGRHFGIQSAEAQAIIDELKGTITQHWEDIFLDAGVPQSNLPDLRNCFALALRPDES, encoded by the coding sequence ATGATCGCGCGCGAGGCATATGTGCATATGCACATGGATGGGCAGTTTGTTGTAGCTGGCCGCATCCGGTACTATCAGGACGGCCGTTTCAGTCAATGCTTGTTTGAGTATTCCAACCGCTATCTGGAGCGGGCTGACGCCGTGGCCGTTGATCCCATATCCTTGCCGCTTCAGCGTGAGCACACTTACGAAGGCCCGCTTGGCGGGGCTCTTTTTAACGGTATCCTTGATGCCTGCCCTGACGACTGGGGGCGTCACCTGCTTGATATCGCTGCAGAGGGTTCAGGAGCCAGACTCTCAGATTTCGATTACATGCTCTACGCTGGGCCAGACAGGATCGGGGCCCTGGGTTTCAGCAGCGCCCCCAAGGTGCCCCCATTCACAGATACCCCCCCATGGGCCATGAACCTCCCGGGAGCCGACCTGAATCTTCAAGGCATGCTCATGGCGACCGACGATGTTGAGCAGGCAGACCAGCTTGAGCCGCAATACAGGCGCTTCTTCGTCAGAGGCTCTTCAATCGGCGGGGCAAGGCCGAAGGCGTCATTTGAATCTGAGGGAAAATTCTGGATTGCCAAATTCAGCAAGGAGCGCGAGGCCTGGCCAACATGCCGTATTGAGCATGCAACCATGGCTCTGGCAACGCTGTGCGGCATAACCGTGGCCGCAACAAAAAGGATTACGGTCCTGGGGAACCGGGATATTCTGCTGGTTGAACGCTTTGACAGAAAACGCCTCGCGGACACGGTCCATCGCATCCCCTTTGTCTCGGCAATGACGCTGATTGGCGCAGCAAAGCCAGACTCTCCGGCAACCTATGCGGATATAGCCACCAGCATGCGGCGTGATTTTTATTCAGCGCCTGCAACCCACCATGACATGCGGGAACTTTATCGACGCATGGCATTCAATGCACTGTGCAATAACTCTGACGACCATTTGCGCAACCATGGCTTTCTGCTTCAACCTGCCTCCAATGGCCGCTCCGGCTGGGCGCTCTCTCCGGCCTATGACGTGGTGCCACAGCCGGTCATGGACGACAGCCCCCGATCCTTGCATCTCGGCATCGGACCGGAAGGACGAAAAGCCACATTAAGCAATCTGCTGGCTGCCGGCAGACACTTTGGCATACAATCCGCTGAGGCCCAGGCTATTATTGACGAACTCAAAGGCACGATCACGCAGCACTGGGAAGATATATTCCTTGACGCTGGCGTGCCCCAGAGCAACCTTCCGGATCTGCGTAATTGTTTCGCCTTGGCCCTGCGGCCGGATGAATCTTGA
- a CDS encoding helix-turn-helix domain-containing protein gives MTKKSSSITALPPTAQTKLEELGRRIKLARKRRGLTLHAMAKLMMVSVGSLQRLERGTPGTSMGTLITALLTLGLENDINTVAAMETDMIGLAHERRRLEGKKAPEKISYDF, from the coding sequence ATGACTAAAAAATCATCATCTATCACGGCCTTACCCCCGACGGCTCAAACGAAACTTGAGGAGCTTGGCCGCAGAATCAAGCTGGCGCGAAAGCGTCGGGGTCTGACCCTGCATGCCATGGCCAAGCTCATGATGGTGTCAGTGGGCTCACTGCAGCGGCTTGAACGCGGGACACCAGGTACAAGCATGGGAACGCTCATCACGGCCCTGCTCACACTTGGACTTGAAAACGACATCAATACGGTGGCGGCCATGGAAACGGACATGATCGGACTTGCGCATGAGCGCAGACGTCTGGAGGGCAAGAAAGCCCCAGAAAAGATTTCATACGATTTTTGA
- a CDS encoding TraK family protein, whose product MGILPINATSFWEDYLSTETDRLRRNAARVEFIACMDEIERFLAQGFDKKMVHARLVEEGRISMAYVTFCKLIAKSASNALHVASLYPASSQALTRPGNLSTPQSGLSRSNVPKVAKVDGETFKDPKSVDLNSVF is encoded by the coding sequence TTGGGAATTCTACCCATAAACGCTACTTCTTTTTGGGAGGATTACCTGAGCACTGAAACGGATCGACTTCGACGCAACGCTGCGCGGGTTGAGTTCATTGCCTGCATGGATGAAATCGAGCGCTTTCTTGCTCAAGGTTTCGACAAAAAAATGGTCCATGCGCGACTTGTGGAAGAGGGACGCATTTCTATGGCCTATGTGACGTTCTGCAAGCTGATCGCCAAATCCGCCAGTAATGCCCTGCATGTAGCCAGTCTGTATCCGGCTTCCTCGCAAGCGCTCACTAGGCCCGGCAATTTGAGCACGCCTCAGTCTGGCCTTTCCCGGTCAAACGTTCCAAAAGTCGCCAAGGTGGACGGAGAGACATTTAAGGACCCAAAGTCCGTTGATCTCAACTCTGTTTTTTAA